In one window of Oscillospiraceae bacterium DNA:
- a CDS encoding glucose-1-phosphate adenylyltransferase, with protein sequence MYKRKECLAMLLAGGQGSRLYALTESTAKPAVTFGGKYRIIDFTLSNCINSNIDTVGVLTQYQPLVLNEYIGNGQPWDLDRTFGGVMVLPPYQAKNSADWYKGTANAIYQNLNFINRYSPEYVIILSGDHIYKMDYSKMLDFHKSKGADCTIAVIEVPLNQAYRFGIVNTAEDGRITEFEEKPKLPSSNKASMGIYIFNRKTLEDFLEQDEKDSESSNDFGKNVIPNMLKNNAKLYAYKFEGYWKDVGTLESLWEANMDIIGVNPEFNIHDKTWRIYSRTYAMAAQFIGDNASIKNSLITEGCEIDGMVENSVISSGVCIEKDAVVRNSVIMSGCKIKSGCTVDYSIIDSDTEIGCYAKIGCKNGGKDSISVIGASMKIAANTVINGGKMVSNGMGKEREICQ encoded by the coding sequence ATGTACAAACGAAAAGAATGTCTGGCGATGCTTCTGGCAGGCGGGCAGGGAAGCAGACTTTACGCATTAACGGAAAGCACTGCTAAGCCTGCAGTTACTTTCGGCGGGAAATACAGGATAATAGATTTTACTCTCTCTAACTGCATTAACTCAAACATTGATACGGTTGGGGTTCTTACACAGTATCAGCCGCTTGTTCTAAACGAATATATCGGAAACGGTCAACCATGGGATTTGGACAGAACTTTTGGCGGCGTAATGGTTTTGCCTCCATATCAAGCGAAAAATTCCGCAGATTGGTACAAGGGTACTGCCAACGCCATTTATCAGAATCTTAACTTTATAAACAGGTATTCGCCCGAATATGTAATAATACTTTCCGGGGATCATATTTATAAAATGGACTACAGTAAAATGCTGGATTTCCACAAGTCAAAAGGCGCTGATTGCACAATCGCAGTCATAGAGGTGCCATTAAATCAAGCTTACAGGTTTGGTATTGTCAATACCGCAGAGGATGGCAGAATAACAGAATTCGAAGAAAAACCAAAATTGCCAAGTAGTAACAAAGCATCTATGGGCATTTATATTTTTAACCGAAAAACGCTTGAGGATTTTTTAGAGCAGGACGAAAAAGACTCCGAATCATCAAACGACTTTGGAAAAAATGTTATACCGAACATGTTGAAAAATAATGCAAAACTCTATGCATATAAGTTCGAAGGTTATTGGAAGGATGTAGGTACTCTGGAAAGTCTCTGGGAAGCAAACATGGACATTATAGGTGTGAATCCGGAGTTTAATATTCACGACAAAACCTGGCGCATTTACAGCAGAACCTACGCGATGGCAGCTCAGTTTATAGGTGATAACGCTTCGATAAAAAATTCACTGATAACCGAGGGATGTGAAATAGACGGAATGGTGGAAAACTCTGTTATTTCCAGTGGAGTTTGCATTGAAAAAGATGCAGTTGTGCGGAATTCCGTGATAATGAGCGGATGCAAGATTAAATCCGGCTGCACTGTTGATTATTCAATTATTGACAGCGATACAGAAATTGGCTGTTATGCTAAGATAGGCTGTAAAAACGGGGGAAAAGATAGCATATCTGTAATAGGTGCTTCAATGAAAATAGCAGCGAATACTGTAATCAACGGCGGAAAAATGGTGAGTAATGGAATGGGTAAGGAGAGAGAAATATGTCAGTAG
- a CDS encoding glycoside hydrolase family 13 protein: MKVYKSFTEIENVGEMQIFSELLGKQVYGAVKYGDVLLFKIIVNSRLLCKNVELEFFEEEFDKTFIVNTKRQNNTFTARVNTRDICKHNDGLLFLSIKLGTIYGQLYMIYKNNGFLLTENAAGEEKLQLTVYAADYETPEFIKGGIIYQIMVDRFCIGGKRIYKIGTVNLENWNTPIPQYAKFPGDHVENNCFYGGNLLGVTSKIPYLKSLGVTCIYLCPIFEAYSNHKYDTGDYMKVDEAFGGDAALEMLIKTARENGIFVVLDGVFNHTGIDSVYFNAKNNYPSLGAFNSKDSPYYDWYTFTEFPHEYKCWWGIKILPTVKTSNKNYINFISGKNGVVRKYMDMGIKGFRLDVADELSDNFLEVFRKSVKEYDANAVIWGEVWEDASNKIAYDKRRKYFRGKQLDGVMNYPLREAVINFLLYSNPHELADVCRTLWYNYPEFVSHSLMNFLGTHDTPRIITVLSGVDISKMDNRQISLFRLSDKQIDEAKELLKLGLVLIMTLPGIPCVYYGDEAGVQGGSDPFNRTTYPWGKEDEELLSYVRLLSKIRQNNKDVFKDGGFKIIDCKNGVFTFLRDKDSKKMLICVNRSDYVYDLYFGHVGVDQISFQSHNGFAPVQSKKAVIISYTSN; this comes from the coding sequence ATGAAGGTTTATAAGAGTTTCACTGAAATTGAAAATGTCGGGGAAATGCAGATTTTTTCAGAATTACTCGGCAAGCAAGTATATGGAGCTGTAAAATACGGAGATGTTTTGCTTTTTAAAATAATCGTGAACAGCAGACTGCTGTGTAAAAATGTTGAATTAGAATTCTTTGAGGAAGAATTTGACAAAACTTTTATTGTGAATACAAAAAGACAGAACAACACATTCACTGCAAGAGTTAATACACGCGATATTTGTAAACACAATGATGGCCTGTTATTCTTAAGCATAAAGCTTGGTACAATTTACGGACAACTTTATATGATATATAAAAACAATGGTTTTCTACTGACGGAAAACGCTGCGGGTGAAGAAAAGCTTCAGTTAACCGTCTATGCTGCTGATTATGAAACGCCGGAATTCATAAAAGGCGGAATTATATATCAGATAATGGTAGACCGTTTTTGTATTGGTGGAAAAAGAATTTATAAAATCGGCACAGTAAATCTGGAAAATTGGAATACTCCAATACCGCAGTACGCAAAATTCCCGGGAGATCATGTCGAGAATAACTGCTTTTACGGAGGAAATCTTTTGGGTGTAACCAGCAAAATACCGTATTTGAAATCACTGGGTGTAACATGTATATATTTGTGCCCGATTTTTGAGGCATATTCAAATCACAAATACGATACAGGCGACTACATGAAGGTTGATGAGGCCTTCGGTGGTGATGCGGCTTTGGAAATGTTAATTAAAACAGCACGCGAAAATGGAATATTTGTAGTACTGGACGGCGTATTTAACCATACAGGGATTGACAGTGTTTATTTTAACGCCAAAAACAATTATCCAAGCCTCGGGGCGTTTAACTCAAAGGATTCACCTTATTACGATTGGTATACCTTTACTGAATTTCCGCATGAATATAAATGCTGGTGGGGGATAAAGATACTTCCGACCGTAAAAACATCTAACAAAAACTATATTAATTTCATCTCCGGAAAAAACGGTGTTGTTAGAAAATATATGGATATGGGTATCAAAGGTTTCAGGCTGGATGTGGCAGATGAGCTTTCTGACAATTTTTTGGAAGTCTTCAGGAAGAGCGTTAAAGAGTATGATGCCAACGCAGTTATCTGGGGCGAAGTTTGGGAGGATGCTTCGAATAAAATCGCGTATGATAAGCGGAGAAAGTATTTCAGAGGAAAACAACTGGACGGTGTTATGAATTATCCGCTCAGAGAAGCTGTAATCAATTTTTTACTATACTCTAATCCTCACGAGCTTGCAGATGTATGCAGAACATTATGGTATAATTATCCTGAATTTGTCAGCCATTCTTTGATGAATTTTCTTGGTACACATGACACTCCACGCATTATTACAGTATTATCAGGCGTTGATATTTCAAAAATGGATAACCGACAGATTTCTTTGTTCAGATTATCTGACAAACAAATAGATGAAGCGAAAGAACTTCTGAAGCTTGGATTGGTATTGATAATGACATTGCCCGGAATACCTTGTGTTTACTATGGTGATGAGGCAGGCGTGCAAGGTGGCTCGGATCCGTTCAACAGAACTACGTACCCATGGGGAAAAGAAGACGAAGAGTTGCTGTCATATGTTCGTTTGCTGTCAAAAATACGTCAAAATAACAAAGATGTTTTTAAAGATGGTGGCTTTAAAATAATTGATTGTAAAAACGGTGTTTTTACCTTTTTACGCGATAAAGATTCAAAAAAAATGCTCATATGCGTAAATAGGAGTGACTATGTATACGATTTGTACTTTGGTCATGTCGGAGTAGACCAGATAAGTTTTCAAAGTCATAACGGATTTGCACCGGTTCAGTCCAAAAAAGCTGTGATAATATCATACACATCAAATTAA
- the glgB gene encoding 1,4-alpha-glucan branching protein GlgB, whose protein sequence is MDGYAAYLFHQGTNYYSYKYLGVHKTEKDVYVFRVFAPNAESVHVVGNFCNWHSGIAMNKITDQGIWECCVQSKTLEGQLYKFLVKSTSGKHYKSDPYARFSQTRDKNASIVYTVSHYKWNDEKWLALRSKSKKNDIYNSPINIYEINLNSWLKNNDENLNYRRIVDELIPYVVQMGYTHVEVMPVMEHPLDASWGYQICGYYAPTSRYGTPDDFKYFIDALHCNGIGVILDWVPAHFPKDEHGLFEFDGDKLYEFKGADRMEHAGWGTRKFDIARCEVQSFLISNALFWLGEYHADGLRVDAVASMLYLDYDRMPGEWNPNIYGGNQSLEGIAFFKKLNSVITKEFPHALMIAEESGDWHMITKPVSQGGIGFDFKWDMGFANDMFEYMSSDPVYRQYIHEKITFSMMYAFNEKYILPLSHDEVVHGKKSLLNKMHGSYEQKFANLRAFMVFYMTHPGKKTAFMGCEYGQFSEWDNSKELEWFMTDFSMHKKLQYFNADINHLYLNNAPLWENDCSWDGFKWIFSDLKNENLIVYSRLSASGELLVAINFSGVERSNFEIPVSHKAYTELLNSDGVKYGGSGVANQGALCAVNGRICVNLPALCGIIFKPMAEL, encoded by the coding sequence ATGGATGGATATGCCGCTTATCTTTTCCATCAGGGAACAAATTACTACTCGTACAAGTATCTTGGTGTCCACAAAACCGAAAAAGATGTGTATGTTTTTCGTGTTTTCGCACCAAATGCTGAAAGCGTACATGTAGTCGGAAATTTTTGTAATTGGCATAGTGGTATAGCTATGAATAAAATTACAGACCAAGGTATATGGGAATGTTGTGTGCAAAGTAAAACTTTAGAGGGTCAGCTTTATAAATTCCTTGTAAAATCTACTTCTGGAAAGCATTATAAGTCAGATCCGTATGCACGTTTTTCTCAGACACGTGACAAAAACGCATCAATCGTATACACGGTAAGCCATTATAAATGGAATGACGAAAAGTGGTTAGCTTTACGCAGTAAATCGAAAAAGAACGACATATATAATTCCCCAATAAACATTTATGAAATAAATCTCAATTCGTGGCTTAAAAATAACGATGAAAATTTAAACTACCGTCGTATTGTTGACGAATTGATACCATATGTTGTTCAAATGGGGTACACACACGTTGAAGTTATGCCGGTTATGGAGCACCCGCTTGACGCTTCATGGGGGTACCAGATATGCGGATATTATGCTCCCACTTCTCGTTATGGTACACCTGATGATTTTAAATATTTTATAGACGCACTACACTGTAATGGCATAGGAGTAATACTTGATTGGGTACCTGCTCATTTTCCAAAGGATGAGCATGGACTATTTGAATTTGATGGAGATAAGCTGTACGAGTTCAAAGGCGCAGACCGTATGGAGCACGCCGGTTGGGGAACGCGAAAATTTGATATTGCCCGTTGTGAGGTGCAATCGTTTCTAATTTCAAATGCACTGTTCTGGCTTGGTGAGTATCATGCAGACGGCTTAAGAGTTGATGCAGTTGCATCAATGCTGTATCTGGATTACGACAGAATGCCGGGGGAGTGGAATCCTAATATTTACGGAGGTAATCAAAGCCTTGAAGGCATAGCTTTCTTCAAAAAGCTTAATTCGGTTATTACGAAAGAGTTTCCACACGCTCTGATGATTGCTGAGGAATCCGGAGACTGGCATATGATTACTAAACCGGTTTCGCAGGGTGGCATTGGATTTGACTTTAAATGGGATATGGGCTTTGCCAACGATATGTTTGAGTACATGTCATCTGATCCTGTATACCGACAATATATTCATGAAAAAATCACTTTTTCCATGATGTATGCCTTTAATGAAAAATATATTTTGCCTCTTTCACACGATGAAGTGGTTCATGGCAAAAAATCACTGTTAAATAAAATGCATGGAAGCTATGAACAAAAATTTGCCAACCTTCGTGCTTTTATGGTTTTTTATATGACACATCCGGGTAAAAAAACGGCATTCATGGGATGTGAGTACGGGCAGTTCAGCGAATGGGATAACAGCAAGGAGCTTGAATGGTTCATGACTGATTTTTCGATGCATAAAAAGCTACAATACTTCAATGCTGATATAAATCATCTTTACTTAAACAATGCTCCGCTTTGGGAAAACGATTGCTCTTGGGACGGATTTAAATGGATTTTTTCTGATTTGAAAAATGAAAATTTAATTGTTTATTCACGGTTATCAGCTTCAGGAGAACTTCTGGTCGCAATTAATTTTTCCGGTGTTGAGCGCAGTAATTTTGAAATACCTGTTTCTCACAAGGCATATACCGAGCTTTTAAACAGCGATGGCGTGAAATATGGTGGAAGCGGTGTCGCAAATCAAGGAGCATTGTGTGCCGTAAACGGAAGGATTTGCGTCAATCTGCCTGCGCTATGCGGCATAATTTTTAAACCAATGGCAGAGTTGTAG
- a CDS encoding glycogen synthase produces MKKVLYVTAEASPFIASGGLGDVASSLPQSINSCGDVDVRVILPLHSAIEKKYREILKFECEFNVKLSWRNLYCGIYSCEYNGVIYYFVDNKYYFEREMIYGSFDDAERYAFFCRAVTIGIHHLKFVPDILHANDWHTALTIVYLRLCHSELNSVKTVFTIHNIEYQGIYDRNISNDVFDIEEKNLQIIEYDGKINLLKGAIACCDVLTTVSPKYAEEIENEYYSAGLHHIIRSEKNKLRGIVNGIDTLHYNPLYDNDIPCKYSHEDLSGKKKCKSKLQSELKLKRSIRTPIIAMISRLAEHKGFDLVKCVANELMELDIQFVLLGKGDSELENYFHELSFRYPDRVGVVLEFDKKLSKKIYAGADIFLMPSRVEPCGLSQMIAARYGTIPVVRRTGGLYDTIVPYDTETFKGNGITFSSYNAHEMLESVKCTLELYKSKKHWNALIYNAMTSDFSWENSAGKYIEIYENLCDRRK; encoded by the coding sequence GTGAAGAAAGTTTTATACGTCACCGCGGAAGCATCGCCGTTTATCGCCAGCGGAGGACTTGGAGATGTTGCAAGTTCACTGCCACAGTCTATAAACTCTTGCGGTGATGTGGATGTGAGAGTAATTCTTCCATTGCACTCAGCAATTGAAAAGAAATACCGTGAAATTTTGAAATTTGAATGTGAATTCAACGTCAAGCTTTCTTGGCGCAACTTGTATTGCGGTATTTATTCTTGTGAGTATAACGGCGTGATTTATTACTTTGTGGACAATAAATACTATTTCGAAAGAGAAATGATTTACGGAAGTTTTGATGACGCAGAAAGATATGCTTTCTTTTGCCGCGCTGTCACAATTGGTATCCATCATTTAAAATTTGTGCCGGATATTCTTCATGCAAATGACTGGCACACAGCTTTAACTATTGTGTATCTCAGATTATGCCATAGCGAATTGAACAGTGTCAAAACAGTATTCACAATTCACAATATAGAATATCAGGGAATATATGATAGAAATATATCAAACGATGTATTCGATATTGAAGAAAAAAACTTGCAGATAATTGAATATGATGGAAAAATCAACTTGCTTAAAGGAGCAATAGCATGCTGTGATGTTTTGACTACCGTAAGCCCAAAATACGCAGAAGAAATAGAAAATGAATATTATTCCGCAGGCTTGCACCATATAATTCGCAGTGAAAAAAATAAACTCCGCGGAATAGTTAACGGAATTGATACATTACACTATAATCCCTTGTACGATAATGATATTCCATGTAAATATTCGCATGAAGATTTAAGCGGTAAAAAGAAATGCAAAAGTAAGCTCCAGTCGGAGCTCAAACTAAAGCGATCAATCAGGACACCTATTATAGCGATGATATCCCGCCTTGCGGAGCATAAAGGGTTTGACCTTGTAAAGTGTGTTGCGAATGAACTGATGGAATTGGATATACAGTTTGTTTTACTCGGTAAAGGAGACAGCGAGCTTGAAAACTATTTTCATGAGTTATCTTTCCGTTATCCCGATAGGGTAGGGGTTGTACTTGAGTTTGACAAAAAGCTTTCCAAAAAGATTTATGCAGGTGCTGATATTTTTCTTATGCCGTCAAGAGTAGAGCCGTGCGGACTAAGTCAAATGATAGCCGCACGTTACGGAACCATTCCCGTTGTAAGGCGAACAGGTGGTCTATATGACACCATTGTGCCATATGATACTGAAACTTTCAAGGGGAATGGTATCACTTTTAGCTCCTATAATGCACACGAAATGCTTGAATCGGTAAAATGTACGCTTGAATTGTATAAATCGAAAAAGCACTGGAACGCGCTGATATATAATGCAATGACATCCGATTTTTCATGGGAAAACTCGGCGGGTAAATATATCGAAATCTATGAAAATCTTTGTGATCGAAGGAAATGA
- a CDS encoding glycogen/starch/alpha-glucan phosphorylase — MEATRTDFKINIENKLLRYFNVQPCEATEDQFYKATALVIKEKLTAQRAEYQKAVKNCSAKKVYYLCMEFLVGRQLKNNLMNLGLYDDFLQAATDYGFEIQKVFDCERDPGLGNGGLGRLAACYMDALASQNYPATAFSICYEYGLFRQKIVDGEQIELPDIWLPGGEVWLVPRSDRAYTVKFGGKIRENWSKDGKCEIIHENYEEIQAMPYDLLISGAQTNTVNNLRLWKAQNTSKFNMHLFSQGEYVKAMEESTNAEIISKVLYPSDNHSEGKLLRLTQQYFLVSASLQSIITDHLRKYGTLTGFEEKNAIHINDTHPALVIPELMRIFIDTYSYGWDDAWNIVKRTVSYTNHTVLPEALECWDEALFKLKLPRIHMIVQELNKRFCEELWKSYPGDWDRISNMSVLACDKVRMANLSVVGSYCVNGVSKLHSDILKKSIFHDFYKHTPQKFTNITNGISHRRWLCYNNEELCKLLDCCIGDGYRNSPHLLYEFGNYANDKNILSKLHEIKLNNKIKFSNMIYEKTGVKINPHSFFDVQIKRMHEYKRQLLNALKIMYLYNELIKNPDLALPPQTYIFGAKAANNYYMAKRIIKLIHLIARHIEKDKRINEKLKVVFVEDYNVSIAEVLIPAAELSEQISLAGKEASGTSNMKLMINGAVTIGTLDGANVEICEKAGKENCYIFGLNAAEADELWRKGYASSEYYKRSTALKEIMELLHEGLDGVCCDEFVNYFLYSGDVPDPYMCFADFESYINCYKKALYDYGCTQEWCKKSLYNIASAGYFSAERSINEYADKIWKVKPVII, encoded by the coding sequence ATGGAAGCAACCAGAACAGATTTTAAAATCAACATTGAGAACAAATTGCTGAGATATTTTAATGTTCAGCCTTGTGAGGCTACCGAGGATCAGTTTTATAAAGCGACAGCTCTTGTTATAAAGGAAAAACTTACCGCACAACGTGCGGAGTACCAAAAAGCAGTAAAAAACTGTTCTGCAAAGAAAGTCTACTACCTGTGCATGGAATTTTTGGTCGGAAGACAGCTCAAAAACAATCTTATGAACCTCGGTTTATACGATGACTTTTTACAAGCTGCAACCGACTACGGCTTTGAGATTCAAAAAGTATTCGATTGTGAACGCGACCCGGGGTTAGGCAACGGTGGATTGGGAAGGCTTGCGGCGTGCTATATGGATGCACTGGCAAGCCAAAATTATCCTGCAACCGCATTTTCAATTTGCTACGAATATGGATTGTTCAGACAGAAAATAGTTGACGGTGAGCAAATTGAACTGCCGGATATATGGCTGCCCGGCGGAGAGGTATGGCTCGTGCCGCGGAGCGATAGGGCATATACCGTAAAGTTCGGCGGAAAAATCAGGGAAAACTGGTCTAAAGACGGAAAATGTGAAATTATCCATGAAAATTATGAGGAAATACAAGCAATGCCGTATGACCTTTTGATTTCGGGCGCTCAAACAAATACAGTAAACAATCTGAGATTGTGGAAAGCTCAAAATACCAGCAAGTTCAATATGCACTTGTTTTCACAGGGTGAATATGTAAAAGCGATGGAGGAGAGCACAAATGCAGAAATAATTTCAAAAGTTTTATACCCTTCAGACAATCATAGCGAAGGAAAACTGTTACGCCTTACACAGCAATATTTTTTAGTAAGTGCTTCTCTCCAAAGCATTATAACAGACCACCTCAGAAAATACGGAACTTTAACAGGATTTGAAGAAAAGAACGCGATTCATATAAATGATACTCACCCTGCGCTTGTAATTCCCGAGCTTATGAGAATTTTCATAGACACCTATTCCTACGGCTGGGATGATGCATGGAACATTGTGAAAAGAACAGTATCGTACACTAATCACACAGTTCTTCCCGAAGCTCTTGAATGCTGGGATGAAGCTTTATTCAAGTTAAAACTACCCAGAATTCACATGATTGTTCAGGAATTAAATAAAAGGTTTTGTGAAGAGCTTTGGAAAAGCTATCCGGGCGACTGGGACAGAATATCCAACATGTCAGTACTTGCCTGCGACAAAGTGAGAATGGCGAATTTAAGCGTTGTGGGTTCATATTGCGTTAATGGTGTTTCCAAATTACATTCAGATATATTAAAAAAATCTATTTTTCATGATTTTTACAAGCATACACCTCAAAAATTTACCAACATCACAAATGGTATTTCGCACCGCAGGTGGCTGTGCTATAACAATGAAGAATTATGCAAATTACTGGATTGTTGCATTGGAGATGGTTATCGCAATTCACCACACTTACTTTATGAATTCGGAAACTATGCAAATGACAAAAATATACTATCTAAGCTCCACGAAATAAAGCTGAATAACAAAATTAAGTTTTCTAACATGATATATGAAAAAACCGGTGTGAAAATCAATCCGCACTCCTTTTTTGACGTGCAAATAAAAAGGATGCATGAATATAAGCGCCAACTTTTAAATGCCCTGAAAATCATGTATCTTTATAATGAATTAATTAAAAATCCAGATTTGGCTTTGCCACCGCAGACCTATATTTTCGGTGCCAAAGCCGCAAATAACTATTATATGGCTAAGAGAATTATAAAGCTTATTCACCTTATTGCGCGCCATATAGAAAAAGATAAAAGAATTAACGAAAAGCTTAAGGTAGTTTTTGTCGAGGATTATAATGTAAGTATTGCTGAAGTATTGATACCTGCCGCAGAATTAAGTGAACAGATTTCACTGGCGGGCAAGGAGGCCAGTGGCACAAGCAATATGAAACTAATGATAAACGGTGCTGTAACAATAGGTACACTTGACGGTGCGAATGTAGAAATATGTGAAAAAGCGGGCAAGGAAAATTGCTATATTTTTGGATTAAACGCTGCCGAGGCGGATGAATTGTGGCGCAAAGGGTATGCCTCAAGCGAATATTACAAAAGAAGCACAGCTTTAAAGGAGATAATGGAATTACTTCATGAAGGACTAGACGGTGTGTGTTGTGACGAATTTGTGAATTACTTTTTGTACAGCGGTGATGTGCCTGATCCTTATATGTGCTTTGCAGATTTCGAGTCATATATCAACTGTTACAAAAAAGCTCTTTATGACTACGGATGCACACAGGAATGGTGCAAAAAATCATTGTATAATATAGCGTCTGCGGGATACTTTTCTGCTGAACGAAGCATAAACGAGTATGCTGATAAAATTTGGAAGGTTAAACCTGTGATTATATGA
- the glgD gene encoding glucose-1-phosphate adenylyltransferase subunit GlgD has protein sequence MSVAGIIFSNLHDKNISELTHLRTIASVPFGCRYRLVDFALSNMVNSGIQNISIITHYNYHSLMDHVGSGKDWDLARRSGGIRVLPPFITAYASGTNTLYNSRLEALKNAKHSISLMQEEYIVLSDCDAICNIDLKKMIDRHIDSKADITIAVKRMKLTREIAAKCTVVRSDESGVITDVAVNPSDYRGEHDVNINIWVIGKKYLSAVIHDSEAHNYKSFMVDIISKNIGRNKFMTYRFDDYYANVTSLADYFYLNMEILKKETREKVFNIAGRPILTKVRNSAPTRYGKNAVVKNSMIADGCTIEGIIENSVLFRGVTVGRDSIIKNSILFQDTFIGQNVFLNCVISDKNTILRDAVMLSGHNLKPYYVEKGKML, from the coding sequence ATGTCAGTAGCCGGTATTATATTTTCAAATTTGCACGATAAAAATATTTCGGAGCTGACGCATCTTCGAACCATAGCTTCAGTTCCTTTCGGGTGCAGATACCGTCTGGTAGACTTTGCACTGTCAAATATGGTAAATTCCGGTATACAAAATATAAGCATCATCACGCACTATAACTATCATTCTCTCATGGATCATGTCGGTTCCGGTAAAGATTGGGATCTTGCGCGACGTTCCGGAGGTATACGAGTTTTGCCACCGTTTATTACGGCTTATGCAAGCGGAACCAATACATTGTATAATTCAAGGCTTGAAGCTTTGAAAAATGCCAAACATTCAATCAGCCTTATGCAGGAAGAATACATCGTACTCAGTGATTGTGATGCAATATGCAACATAGACCTAAAAAAAATGATTGACCGTCACATTGATTCTAAAGCTGATATTACTATTGCAGTAAAGCGTATGAAACTAACACGCGAAATTGCTGCGAAGTGCACGGTTGTGCGATCGGATGAAAGTGGTGTCATTACGGATGTTGCCGTTAATCCTTCAGATTACCGCGGTGAACATGATGTTAATATCAATATTTGGGTCATCGGAAAAAAGTATCTTTCTGCTGTCATCCACGATTCAGAAGCACACAATTACAAAAGCTTTATGGTAGATATTATCTCGAAGAATATCGGCCGAAACAAATTTATGACATACAGATTTGATGATTATTATGCTAATGTCACTTCGCTTGCGGATTATTTTTATCTTAATATGGAGATACTAAAAAAAGAAACAAGAGAAAAGGTGTTTAATATAGCAGGACGTCCAATCCTCACAAAAGTCCGTAACTCTGCGCCAACGCGTTATGGTAAAAATGCCGTTGTTAAAAATTCTATGATAGCAGACGGGTGCACCATTGAAGGTATCATTGAAAACTCTGTTCTTTTCCGAGGAGTGACAGTGGGAAGAGATTCTATTATTAAGAACTCGATACTTTTTCAAGATACTTTCATAGGTCAAAATGTGTTTTTAAATTGTGTTATTTCGGATAAAAACACCATACTTCGTGATGCAGTTATGCTATCGGGGCATAATTTGAAGCCTTATTACGTTGAGAAAGGAAAAATGCTGTGA